The Tolypothrix sp. PCC 7712 region CACTAAATTTTGTTGCCGAAATTACCTGATTGCGGTAACAAAATCAGCCTATTACACTATATGCCCATTTGACAATTCCTAAATATTTCTGTTGTTATCTAGATTTTGGTTAATTATCGATTGCCACTTGCGTTACTACTAGCTATACCTCACTTAAGTAGCAACAGTAGCAAACATCGGTGAGGAGGGAATATTTTAATCCAGCGCTAATCTCTAAAACTGCCGTTTTAGACTACTGGAAGTGCCAGTTAAAACACTTAATTGCAGTGGTTGTTTAGTCAAAAATGCCCTTTTGTGTCTGCAAGAGACAACAAGCCATCATATATAGTATCACGTTTTTTCAAAGCTTTGATCGTTATTGTTTTAGATTTCTGCATCATCAGTCAATATCAATTTTGGGTGATAGCTTTCACAAGTACCAGCAAATCATGTTAAAAATGCCGCATAATTATCGACACAAATGCCATACTGCTGTGTTTAAAAGAAGTCATAGCAGGTTGGTTTTGGCTCCGATTTCGCCAATAATCGCTACAGCGCTGTGTTTATATACTACCAGTGCTACAAGGGCCCAACAGTTACCCCCAACAAATATTTCCACACCATCAATCAAGCCCCAGTCTACTCAAGCTCCCTTTTCTAGAGTCATCGCCTCTGGCAATCAAATATCGCTCAATGGTCGTACTTTATCAGGAGCTTGGTTGCAGCGACCAGGAACTACCGATCAACTGACAACTCATCTGAGTGATGGTGTACTCAGGCAATTAATTGGCATAGATTTGTTGAGCAGCAACAATCCAGCTAGACAACCCATAAATTGGTTTTCGTATAGCACAGCACCATTAATTTTAGATGCTTGGTTGCAAAGAGGATATCGTTATTTAGATATTACTAGTTTTGCTCAAACAGCAGGATGGCAGATACAAGCCAATGGCAACATTTTAGCAATTTCTACACCTGCTGCGAATGTCACAGAAATCTCACAAAATCAAGAAAGTTTTGGCGATCGCGTCATTATTAATTTAGACCGACCAACTCCTTGGCAAGTTACACAAGAATTACCAGCTAAAAGTCCGCAAGATCCGGATACAGCAACAGCTAAACCTGCGAAAATTCCTCATAGAGTCTGGAAAATTGCTATCGATGGCATTGCTGATCCAGCTTTAATCCAAAGGTATACTCCCTTACCACCAGCACCCTTACCAGCGCCAATACCAAATCTGCTCAAACAATTATTACCCACCCCTGCACCAGAAACACTAATCAAGCAAGTAGAAGTAGCGAACAACCAAACGGTAATTAGTTTGAGCATTCCGTTTGGGTTGTCTCCCCGAATTAATACTGTTGCTAACCCCAACCGCTTAATTATCGAAGTTCGACCCGATGCGTTAGTAGAAAAGAATATTACTTGGGCTAGGGGATTGAATTGGCGACAACAGTTAGTTAATTTAGGCACAGATCGCTTTCCAGTTGTTTGGTTAGAAATTAATCCCCGTGCTTTTGGGCTAACGCTCAAACCTATTCGCGGTAATGTTAATGGTGCGGTAGGGACTGCACCGTTAATTCAAATGGCCCCTAAATTCTCAGCAGCAGCCGCAATTAATGGTGGTTATTTTAACCGCAATAATCGCTTACCACTGGGTGCCATTCGTCAAAATGGTCAGTGGATATCAGGCCCGATATTAAACCGAGGTGCGATCGCCTGGAATGATTCCGGCGAATTTTATTTTGATCGCCTCACCTTACAGGAAACTTTAATTGGGCCGAATAATTTGCGATCGCCAATTCTGTTTGTTAATAGTGCCTATGTTCAGAGTGGTATTGCTCGTTATACGCCTACTTGGGGTCAAACTTACACTCCCCTTACAGATAACGAAATCATCTTAACTGTTCAGCAAGACCAGGTTACCAATCAATTACCAGGTGGTAAAGCTGGGCAAACTAACTTTCCTATTCCTCCAGATGGCTATCTTGTCACTTTACGAGGTAATGCAGTGAATACTGCTGCCCAACTACCCGTTGGCAGCGTAGTTAGCATTACAAGTGGCACAATTCCTCATGAATTTAATCGTTATGCCAATATCATCGGTGCGGGGCCACTACTCATCAAAAACCGTCAAATTGTCCTTGATGCTAAGAGCGAAAAATTCAGTGATGCTTTTATTGCCGAAAAAGCAATTCGTAGTGGTATTTGCACAAATGCTACAGGTAATTTGATGATTGCTGCTGTACATAACCGTGCTGGCGGCCCTGGCCCTACATTAGCGGAACACGCAAGGCTGATGCAACTTCTAGGTTGTGTAGATGCTCTCAATTTAGACGGTGGTAGCTCTACCAGTCTCTACTTAGGAGGGCAATTAATAGATCGTTCTCCCAGTACCGCTGCACGTGTCCACAACGGCATAGGTATTTTCTTAGAACAAAAGTGATTTAGGGCATAGGGCAATTCAATTTTGGATTTTGCGAAAAGTTGCGTGCGGGGGTTCCCCCCGTTGAGCAAACTTTTCAAGACGGATTTGCAATTTTGGATTAAGGTTTAAATCTAAAATCCAAAATCTAAAATCTAAAATTCCCAATTCCTTCATAAAGTTAAGAAAAAGCTGCCCTTGTGTTTGATGAAGAATTGGTATAGACGCTGTAGTTTTAGTAGCAGTCTTTTACATCCTCAAGATTGCTTTTGTTATCGTTGGCAAGGTGCGACACGATTCTCGATTTTCGCAACTGCACGGTAACGCCAGAATTCTCATCAATGGTTCCTAAAGTACAGACGGTTTGTTATGTCTTTAAATGAGGTTACTATGGTTCAAATTTCAGAAACAACACAAACTAACGCTCTGCCCTTACCTCCAGCGATAACTTCCAGAGGCGTTGCAGCAACTGAATTACGCCCTTGGGGTTCTTTTACAGTTTTAGAAGAAGGGCGAGGATATAAAATTAAACGTATTGAAGTAAAGCCAGGACATCGCCTCAGCCTGCAAATGCATCATCACCGTAGCGAACACTGGATTGTTGTGTCTGGTACAGCTAGGGTAGTTTGTGGAGAAAAAGAAGTTTTGTTAAGCAATAATCAGTCTACCTATGTACCTCAATGTACAGCCCACCGCCTAGAAAATCCTGGCGTAATTCCCTTAGTGCTGATTGAAGTACAGAATGGTGAATATTTAGGTGAAGACGATATTATTCGCTATCAAGATGATTATGCCCGTACTGGCGATCAAAGCCGTTAAGATGCGATCGCTCATTTAGCCCTATTCTTGCCTTATAAGTTTTCTATACTCATCCCACCGCATAAAAGGTGGGATTTTTTATGATTTGGGGTTTGGTAATGGGTAATTGGTAACGGAAATTTCTCTCCTGCTTCCTCATCTCCCTCATCTCCCTTATCCCCAATCACCAGTCCCCAATCCCCATTCTGTAATACTGTAAATATGGAGTTGGAAATTTGTACAATAAATTCCATGATGCAATTGAGTCCAGCCGCTGCCAGTGAAATTAAGCGATTAAAGTTGAAGCAGCCGCAAAACGTTTTATTCCGTTTAGCAATTAAACCCGGAGGTTGTTCTGGGTGGTTTTATGATACGTCTTTTGATGAGACAGTAAAAGTCAGCGATCGCGTATTTGACCTGAATGGCATCCAGTTAGTTGTAGATGCAGATAGTTTAAAATACGTTGATGCATTAATAGTTGATTATTCAGAAGATCTGATGGGTGGTGGCTTTCGCTTCCAAAATCCTCTAGCAAGTTCTATTTGTGGCTGTGGTAATTCTTTTAACTTAAATCAAGATTCATTGAGCAATAATCAGTAGTAAAAACAACTATTTCTGAGCAATTGACCCAAATCACAAATAATAATTGACATGAAACCTTGAAAAAAGTTATAATTAGGATTTGTTAAAACTTAGACACTAAGCAGCTTACGCGCTGTAACTCATGCCAACAATACAGCAGCTCATCCGTAATGAACGCGAACAAGCGCGTCAGAAAACCAAATCTCCGGCTCTGAAGCAATGCCCACAACGTCGGGGTGTTTGTACCAGAGTATACACAACTACGCCTAAAAAGCCTAACTCAGCACTGCGGAAAGTGGCAAGAGTCAGGCTGACTTCTGGATTTGAAGTAACAGCTTACATTCCAGGTATTGGTCACAACCTACAAGAACACTCAGTTGTGATGATTCGTGGCGGTCGGGTTAAAGACCTTCCTGGCGTGAGATACCACATCATTCGTGGAACTTTAGATACAGCCGGAGTCAAAGACCGTAAACAAGGGCGTTCCAAGTATGGAACCAAGCGTCCCAAAGCAGCGAAAAAATAGGAAATAGGCGGTTAATCGCATGAATTACGATTAATCGTCTAGCCTAGAATAGCTGAGGGAGAAAAAACTGGCATTTGCGATCGCAGCATTAGTTATAGTTCTTGTGTCTGTATCCACAAATCAAGTCCTGCACTAAGCGAGCAAGTGTAGGATATTTTGATCCGAATCGTATTTGAGTGACAGCAACGCTTTAATCTAAATATTAAGGTTTATTAACGTTGTCGCCTTGTTTGTCTGATGACAGGTAACAAGTAAAGTAAGTTTGCCTGGCTGCATCTGTAAGATGAAAAAATTGAGGAAGTTTGAGCGGCGTTTCCTACCGCTTTTAGTTTCCGGTGTCTGATAGCATATAATTTCGTTGCCAAAACCGAATTAAGGGTGAAGTATGTCACGTCGTGGTGTTAGTCAAAGGCGACCAGTTCCGCCTGACTCAGTTTATAATAGCCGCCTAGTTAGCATGATCATGCGGCGAGTAATGCGTCATGGTAAAAAATCACTTGCAGCACGCATTGTTTATGATGCATTAAAAACTATCGAGGAACGCACTGGTAATCCTGCTCTAGAGACCTTTGAAAGAGCAGTACGGAATGCAACGCCTCTAGTAGAAGTAAAAGCTCGCCGGGTTGGTGGAGCAACTTACCAAGTACCAATGGAAGTGCGTTCAGAACGGGGTACTACCCTAGCGCTACGTTGGCTGGTACAATTTTCTCGTTCTAGAGCCGGACGGACAATGGCAGGCAAATTAGCTAATGAGCTAATGGATGCTGCTAATGAAACCGGCAATGCCATTCGTAAGCGGGAAGAAACACACCGCATGGCAGAAGCCAACAAAGCCTTTGCTCACTATCGTTACTAATTTTAGAAGCGATATATCGCGCATTCAAAAGCGATATATCGCGGATTTTCAAAAAAGACGGTTTTCCGTAAAAGTATAGAATCTTAACAAAGAGTAATATACAAGATATCATGAGGCAAAAACTATAGGAGGCTACTGTGGCACGTACGATCCCGCTAG contains the following coding sequences:
- a CDS encoding phosphodiester glycosidase family protein, which encodes MLKMPHNYRHKCHTAVFKRSHSRLVLAPISPIIATALCLYTTSATRAQQLPPTNISTPSIKPQSTQAPFSRVIASGNQISLNGRTLSGAWLQRPGTTDQLTTHLSDGVLRQLIGIDLLSSNNPARQPINWFSYSTAPLILDAWLQRGYRYLDITSFAQTAGWQIQANGNILAISTPAANVTEISQNQESFGDRVIINLDRPTPWQVTQELPAKSPQDPDTATAKPAKIPHRVWKIAIDGIADPALIQRYTPLPPAPLPAPIPNLLKQLLPTPAPETLIKQVEVANNQTVISLSIPFGLSPRINTVANPNRLIIEVRPDALVEKNITWARGLNWRQQLVNLGTDRFPVVWLEINPRAFGLTLKPIRGNVNGAVGTAPLIQMAPKFSAAAAINGGYFNRNNRLPLGAIRQNGQWISGPILNRGAIAWNDSGEFYFDRLTLQETLIGPNNLRSPILFVNSAYVQSGIARYTPTWGQTYTPLTDNEIILTVQQDQVTNQLPGGKAGQTNFPIPPDGYLVTLRGNAVNTAAQLPVGSVVSITSGTIPHEFNRYANIIGAGPLLIKNRQIVLDAKSEKFSDAFIAEKAIRSGICTNATGNLMIAAVHNRAGGPGPTLAEHARLMQLLGCVDALNLDGGSSTSLYLGGQLIDRSPSTAARVHNGIGIFLEQK
- a CDS encoding phosphomannose isomerase type II C-terminal cupin domain; the encoded protein is MVQISETTQTNALPLPPAITSRGVAATELRPWGSFTVLEEGRGYKIKRIEVKPGHRLSLQMHHHRSEHWIVVSGTARVVCGEKEVLLSNNQSTYVPQCTAHRLENPGVIPLVLIEVQNGEYLGEDDIIRYQDDYARTGDQSR
- a CDS encoding HesB/IscA family protein, which gives rise to MMQLSPAAASEIKRLKLKQPQNVLFRLAIKPGGCSGWFYDTSFDETVKVSDRVFDLNGIQLVVDADSLKYVDALIVDYSEDLMGGGFRFQNPLASSICGCGNSFNLNQDSLSNNQ
- the rpsL gene encoding 30S ribosomal protein S12; its protein translation is MPTIQQLIRNEREQARQKTKSPALKQCPQRRGVCTRVYTTTPKKPNSALRKVARVRLTSGFEVTAYIPGIGHNLQEHSVVMIRGGRVKDLPGVRYHIIRGTLDTAGVKDRKQGRSKYGTKRPKAAKK
- the rpsG gene encoding 30S ribosomal protein S7 codes for the protein MSRRGVSQRRPVPPDSVYNSRLVSMIMRRVMRHGKKSLAARIVYDALKTIEERTGNPALETFERAVRNATPLVEVKARRVGGATYQVPMEVRSERGTTLALRWLVQFSRSRAGRTMAGKLANELMDAANETGNAIRKREETHRMAEANKAFAHYRY